CGCGCGGCGAGGAGCTCCTGGACAGCGGCGTCGGGGTACGTCACGGCACCCATCTTCCGGCATCCGAGTCAGCCGGGGGACCACATTTCCAGCAGGATCGGACGACCCGTTTCAGCGCTCAGCGCGGACGCTTCAGCCCACGGAATCCACTCGACCGCCATCGTGTGATCGTAGCAAAAACGACCGCGCGACGACCTGATGGTCAGTTCGGCTTCTCGGAGCCGGGAACCCACGCGACGGATCGCGCCTGGCTCCGTTCGGTCGCGGTGGCCCACAACTCCTTCGGGTCGGAGAAGAGAAGGTCTTCATGAGGGGGCATGACGGTCCAGACCTCGTTCGCGATCTCGCTCGCGAGCTGTCCGGGCCCCCAGCCGGCATACCCGAGGATCAGCCGCAGCTCCTCTGGCGGATTTGCGGAGATCCGCCCGAGGACGTCGAGTGAGAGGGTCATGCGAAGGTCGTCCATCTCGAAGATCGATTCTCCGATCGGCT
This window of the Acidobacteriota bacterium genome carries:
- a CDS encoding YqgE/AlgH family protein, with translation MGETIQFLRAPCLLVATGHVLDPFFFESVILLTGHEEEYSAGVILNRPTEIPLARVLERFDIEWAGRPDATAWFGGPVEPTSGLILYRSAEPIGESIFEMDDLRMTLSLDVLGRISANPPEELRLILGYAGWGPGQLASEIANEVWTVMPPHEDLLFSDPKELWATATERSQARSVAWVPGSEKPN